In Ignavibacteria bacterium, a single window of DNA contains:
- a CDS encoding NAD(P)-dependent oxidoreductase has translation MINLAQKLTEQEYEKNFAELHPPFSKNSAVAEANRCLYCYDSPCTKACPTHIDIPGFIKKIASENLKGSAKTILEANWVALTCAKACPVDVLCEGACVFIEKNEKPIEIGRLQRFVIENYFHAGMPKLFSAKPRNGKSVGIIGSGPAGLACSGELALLGFDVTIYEAKEIPGGLNTWGIAPYKVRQADSLKEVKLVESYGVKIKTKIRIGKEISFEELSSKHDAIFIGIGLGESFDLKVEGENLKGVIGALEFIEEVKAEKWSKVNVGKRVAVIGAGNTSIDAATEAKRLGAEHVMIIYRRSRSEMPAYEFEFQLAQKDGVTFHFQTNPVRVIGSNSVEGIECVKMQLAELDERGRRRPKPIPGSEFKIPVDMVIKAIGQQTNTDLLGSIPNLKIENGMIVVDPETYQTGNPKVFAGGDCINGGKEVVNAAYDGKRAAHGIYKYLFGK, from the coding sequence ATGATTAACCTTGCACAAAAACTTACTGAACAAGAATACGAAAAAAACTTTGCTGAACTTCATCCACCATTCAGCAAAAATTCAGCAGTTGCCGAAGCCAATAGATGCCTCTACTGTTACGACTCGCCCTGCACAAAAGCTTGTCCGACTCATATTGACATCCCAGGTTTCATAAAAAAGATCGCTTCAGAAAATCTAAAAGGTTCGGCCAAAACGATTCTCGAAGCAAATTGGGTTGCATTGACGTGCGCAAAAGCATGTCCGGTGGATGTGTTGTGCGAAGGTGCCTGTGTGTTCATCGAAAAAAATGAAAAGCCGATTGAAATAGGGCGGCTTCAAAGATTTGTTATTGAAAATTATTTTCATGCGGGGATGCCAAAACTGTTTTCCGCTAAACCGCGTAATGGAAAAAGTGTTGGGATTATCGGCTCCGGCCCGGCTGGACTTGCATGCAGCGGTGAACTCGCCCTGCTTGGTTTTGATGTCACAATCTACGAAGCGAAAGAAATTCCAGGCGGATTGAACACTTGGGGAATTGCTCCTTACAAGGTCCGGCAAGCAGATAGTCTGAAAGAAGTCAAGCTGGTTGAAAGCTACGGAGTAAAAATCAAAACCAAAATTAGAATCGGAAAAGAGATTTCATTTGAGGAATTATCTTCGAAACATGACGCAATTTTTATAGGGATTGGTCTCGGTGAAAGTTTTGACTTGAAAGTCGAAGGAGAGAATTTGAAGGGAGTCATCGGCGCACTTGAATTCATTGAAGAGGTTAAAGCAGAAAAATGGTCGAAAGTAAATGTCGGAAAACGGGTAGCTGTGATCGGTGCAGGCAACACTTCGATTGATGCTGCAACCGAGGCAAAGCGGCTTGGTGCAGAGCATGTTATGATAATTTATCGAAGAAGCCGAAGCGAGATGCCCGCATATGAATTTGAATTTCAACTCGCACAAAAGGATGGTGTGACATTCCATTTTCAGACAAATCCGGTTAGAGTTATCGGCAGCAATTCTGTCGAAGGAATCGAATGTGTTAAAATGCAATTAGCCGAACTGGATGAAAGAGGAAGACGCAGACCAAAACCAATTCCGGGTTCTGAATTCAAAATTCCGGTTGATATGGTAATCAAAGCGATTGGTCAGCAAACTAATACTGATTTGCTCGGATCGATTCCAAATTTAAAAATTGAAAATGGGATGATCGTAGTTGATCCAGAAACATATCAGACTGGAAATCCAAAAGTTTTTGCCGGCGGCGATTGTATTAACGGAGGTAAGGAAGTCGTCAACGCAGCCTACGACGGTAAACGTGCTGCTCATGGTATATATAAGTATTTATTTGGAAAATAG
- a CDS encoding aspartate aminotransferase family protein: MGEQNKEQLSISEITAKYTYGTWRYQKNWKPMHLVDAEGCYFIDSTGKKYLDLSSQLMCVSLGHKNQAVIKSIEEQAKKLPYAAPGFATDVRAELSKLLLEVLPKGLEKFYFSTSGTEANEAAIKIARMYTGKYKIISRYNSYHGSTAASIAATGDPRRWAVEPSGKIDGVIFAPECNCYRCPLMHNYSNCEIACVEYIDHMIKNEGNVAAVLIEPVVGTNGILIPPDEYLPRLRKICDDNNVLLIADEVMSGWGRTGKWFAVDHWNVSPDILTTAKGITSAYVPLGLTATTMKIADYFNDHYFSHGHTYEAHPLTLAPAVAAINELKKHDLINRSKSMGEYLFKKLKELRDKHPSVGDVRAIGLFAALEIVKNKKTKEPFSTKIDKVSGNTMLVDKIALELMKKGIFLQAWISHFIIAPPLIITKEEIDFAISELDDALKIADAEIVA; the protein is encoded by the coding sequence ATGGGCGAGCAAAATAAAGAACAGCTTTCCATTTCTGAAATTACTGCGAAGTACACCTATGGAACTTGGCGGTATCAAAAAAATTGGAAACCTATGCACCTTGTCGATGCCGAGGGATGCTACTTCATCGATTCAACCGGGAAGAAATATCTGGATCTTTCATCACAGCTGATGTGCGTTTCGCTCGGTCATAAAAATCAGGCTGTAATAAAATCGATAGAAGAACAGGCAAAGAAACTTCCGTATGCGGCACCCGGATTCGCTACGGATGTAAGAGCGGAATTAAGCAAGCTTCTGCTGGAAGTCTTACCGAAAGGATTAGAAAAATTTTACTTTTCGACTTCAGGTACCGAAGCGAATGAAGCTGCGATCAAAATTGCAAGAATGTATACCGGAAAGTATAAAATTATTTCCCGTTATAATTCTTATCACGGTTCGACTGCCGCATCGATTGCAGCGACAGGTGATCCGCGGCGCTGGGCTGTGGAACCTTCAGGTAAGATCGATGGAGTGATTTTCGCTCCCGAGTGCAATTGTTATCGCTGCCCATTAATGCATAATTACTCTAACTGTGAAATCGCTTGCGTTGAGTACATCGATCATATGATAAAGAACGAAGGGAATGTAGCCGCAGTTTTAATCGAACCTGTAGTAGGTACAAACGGAATTTTAATTCCACCTGATGAATACCTGCCGCGATTGAGAAAAATCTGCGATGACAATAATGTTCTATTGATCGCTGATGAAGTTATGAGCGGCTGGGGAAGAACTGGAAAATGGTTCGCTGTAGATCATTGGAATGTTTCACCGGATATTTTGACTACTGCGAAAGGAATTACATCTGCATACGTTCCGCTTGGTTTAACGGCTACAACAATGAAAATCGCTGATTACTTTAACGATCATTATTTCTCTCACGGTCATACATACGAAGCCCATCCGCTAACTCTTGCACCTGCAGTAGCCGCGATCAATGAATTAAAGAAACATGATTTGATAAATAGATCCAAATCGATGGGAGAGTATTTATTTAAAAAATTGAAAGAACTCAGAGACAAACATCCATCAGTTGGAGACGTGAGGGCAATTGGATTATTCGCGGCGCTTGAAATAGTAAAAAATAAAAAAACTAAAGAACCGTTCAGCACGAAGATTGATAAAGTAAGCGGAAATACAATGCTTGTCGATAAGATTGCTCTTGAGTTGATGAAAAAAGGAATATTTCTTCAGGCGTGGATAAGTCATTTTATCATTGCCCCGCCTCTGATAATTACAAAAGAAGAAATTGATTTTGCTATTTCAGAACTCGATGATGCGTTAAAAATCGCAGATGCAGAAATCGTAGCATAA
- a CDS encoding ORF6N domain-containing protein, translating into MKAVIPSEVIEQRIFLIRGDKVMIDRDLAELYDVHTKALNQAVKRNTERFPEGFMFRITKEERTVLVTNCDRFRTLRHSTSLPYAFTELGVAMPSSVLKSKRAIQVNIHIMKTFVHLRRMFTENKELSQRLEELEKKYDKQFKVVFDILNQLINPSEPEKRKMGFLVKEKAAVYSVKKKKVYKYGRAK; encoded by the coding sequence ATGAAAGCGGTAATTCCATCGGAAGTAATTGAACAGAGGATTTTTCTGATTCGTGGCGATAAGGTGATGATTGATCGCGACCTCGCTGAATTGTATGATGTACACACCAAAGCTCTTAATCAAGCAGTAAAGAGAAATACAGAGCGATTCCCTGAAGGATTTATGTTTAGAATTACAAAAGAGGAGAGGACTGTACTGGTCACAAATTGTGACCGGTTCAGAACATTGAGGCATTCTACAAGTCTTCCATATGCTTTCACAGAACTCGGAGTTGCGATGCCGTCCAGTGTTCTGAAAAGCAAACGAGCAATTCAAGTCAACATCCATATAATGAAAACTTTTGTTCACCTGAGAAGAATGTTTACTGAAAATAAAGAATTGTCTCAGAGGTTAGAAGAACTCGAAAAGAAATACGATAAGCAATTCAAAGTAGTATTTGATATTTTGAATCAGCTGATAAATCCTTCTGAGCCGGAAAAACGTAAGATGGGATTTTTAGTAAAAGAAAAAGCAGCAGTGTATTCTGTTAAGAAAAAAAAGGTTTATAAATATGGGCGAGCAAAATAA
- a CDS encoding acyltransferase: protein MSKVVKGGLIQASLSTSSEQPIEKIKQSMIDKHLSMIDDAGKKGVQILCLQELFYGPYFCAEQKTKWYSLVEKIPEGPTTKLFQEIAKKYSMVIVLPVYEEEITGVYYNTAAVIDADGKYLGKYRKHHIPHCDPGFWEKFYFRPGNLGFPVFKTAYADIGVYICYDRHFPEGARILGLNGAEIIFNPSATVAGLSEYLWELEQPAHAVANGYFVGAINRVGKEAPWNIGEFYGKSYFCTPRGKIIAQASRDKDELVVADLNLDEIQEVRNVWQFFRDRRPETYERITNI from the coding sequence ATGTCTAAAGTCGTAAAGGGGGGATTGATACAAGCCTCATTATCCACCTCATCAGAGCAGCCGATTGAAAAGATAAAACAATCAATGATCGATAAGCATCTTTCTATGATTGATGATGCAGGGAAAAAAGGAGTTCAAATCCTCTGTCTGCAGGAATTGTTCTACGGACCATATTTCTGCGCTGAGCAAAAGACGAAGTGGTATTCACTCGTTGAAAAAATACCTGAAGGACCAACTACAAAACTCTTTCAAGAAATTGCTAAAAAATACAGCATGGTTATTGTCCTTCCCGTATACGAAGAAGAAATTACGGGAGTTTATTACAACACTGCAGCAGTGATCGATGCAGATGGAAAATATCTCGGGAAATACCGTAAGCATCATATTCCTCACTGCGATCCGGGATTTTGGGAAAAGTTTTATTTCAGACCGGGTAATCTCGGTTTCCCGGTATTCAAAACTGCTTATGCAGATATAGGTGTCTACATTTGTTACGATAGGCATTTTCCGGAAGGAGCAAGAATCCTTGGATTGAACGGTGCAGAAATAATTTTCAATCCGTCCGCAACCGTAGCAGGGCTTTCGGAATATTTATGGGAGCTTGAACAGCCCGCACATGCAGTTGCAAACGGATATTTCGTCGGTGCAATAAACCGCGTTGGCAAAGAAGCGCCATGGAATATCGGTGAATTCTATGGTAAAAGTTACTTTTGTACGCCAAGAGGAAAGATAATTGCACAAGCGAGTCGTGACAAAGATGAACTTGTTGTCGCAGATCTTAACTTGGACGAAATTCAAGAAGTAAGAAACGTTTGGCAATTCTTCCGTGACAGGAGACCTGAAACATATGAAAGAATAACTAATATATAA
- a CDS encoding GxxExxY protein, producing the protein MINQTHKYSEVTELIIKAFYNVYNKLGYGFLERVYENAISIELERFGLKFERQSPLKVYYDGYEIGEYFADIIVNDVVIVELKANETLHPENEAQLLNYLKATNLEVGLLLNFGKSPQIKRRVFLKEFKKS; encoded by the coding sequence ATGATAAATCAAACACACAAATATTCTGAAGTAACTGAATTAATCATCAAAGCATTTTATAATGTGTATAATAAACTTGGTTATGGTTTTCTCGAAAGAGTATATGAAAATGCAATCAGTATCGAGCTTGAAAGATTTGGTTTGAAATTTGAGCGACAAAGCCCATTAAAAGTTTATTATGATGGATACGAGATCGGTGAATATTTTGCAGACATTATTGTTAATGATGTTGTGATCGTTGAACTTAAAGCAAATGAAACATTGCATCCAGAGAATGAAGCTCAATTATTGAATTACTTAAAAGCTACAAATCTTGAAGTTGGATTATTATTAAATTTTGGTAAATCGCCGCAAATCAAAAGAAGAGTTTTTCTAAAAGAATTTAAAAAATCATGA